The genomic stretch tgagccacagtcagcgcccagtcttgtttttgcagactgtatagcgcttctccatcttcgggtgcaaagaatgtaatcaatctgattttggtgttgaccatctggtgatttccatgtgtagagtcttctcttgtgttgttggaagacggggtttgctataaccagtgcagtcccttgcctttgccctgcttcatgctgtACTTCAAGgacaaatttacctgttactccaggtatctcttgacttcctactattGCTTTtcagtaccctataatgaaaaggacaacttttttgggtactagttctagaaggtcttgtaagtcttcatagaaccattcaacttcagcttcttcagcattactggtcaggacatagacttggattactctgatatttaatggttgccttggaaacaaacagaggtcattctgcatccaagtactgcatttcagactcttttgttgactatgatggctgctccatttcttctagtggattcttgcccacagtagtagatatagtggtcatctgagttaaattcaaccATTCCAGACCactttagttcgctgattcctaaaatgttgacgttcacacttgccatctcatgtttgacaacttccaatttgccttgcttcatggacctaacattccaggttcctatgccataTTGCTCTTTGCAACATCGGactttccttccatcaccagtcacatccacaactgggtgttgtttttgctttggctccatctcttcattctttctggagttatttctccactgatctccagtagcatattgggcacctacgcaactgaggagttcatctttcagtgccctatgtttttgccttttcatagtgttcatggggttctcaaggcaagaatactgaagtagtttgccattcccttctccagtgggccacattttgtatGAACTCTCTgtcatgacctgtccgtcttgggtggccttacacggcatggctcatagcttcactgagttggacaaggctatggtccatgtgatcaggtcggttagttttctgtgattgtggtttcagtctgtctgccctctgatggagaaggataagaggcttttggaagcttcctgatgggagagactgactgagggggaaactgggtcttgttctgatgggttgggccatgctcagtaaatctttaatccagttttctgttgatgggtgaagctgtgttccctccctcttatTTACCTGGgtccaaactatggtggaggtaatggagataatggcgacctccttcaaaaggccccatgcatgtactgctacactcattgcccccaaccctgcagtaAGCCACCACCGACCTACATCTCCACTGAAGACTCCTGGACATTCCCAGGCAAGTCTGGAtcagtctcttatggggtcactgctccttctcctgggtcctggtgcacacaaggttctgtttgtgcccttcccgagtctatttcccagtcctgtgtaagttctggctgctctatggtggggttaatggcgacctcctccaagagggcttatgccatacccaagtctgctgcccccagggcccctgcccctgcggcagtccaTTGCTGACCTGTACCTACACGGGAGACACTCAAacccagttctgtctcagtctatgtggggtctctgggtcctggtgcacacaaggtttgtttgagccctctgagtgtctctggaggagatgggatttgattttaaacGCGAATTTGCCCCTCcaccgtcttgctggggcttctctgcccttggacgtgaggtatctcctcaaagtctctccagtgcctaccatcttgctgggcttctctgaccttggacgtggggtatctcctcaaggTCACTCCAGAGCTGCACAGCCATGGAAAGCAGTATTGGCCAACATgctgctgtattcttgcctggagaaatctgctccctgacagagaagcctggcaggccacagtctccagggttgcaaagagtaggacactaccaGAGCAACCCCATGTGCAGAGGCACAaaactttttttgcctgtggcagctctgccccagtgagagttgaccGTGatggtggcacagctgcttggcttgcagggactctggcagcaccaagtgtgcagggacatggactgcctccatcgcaggagttatggccttatcagagtctttttttgagcctcttgtagctgacgatcagaaggcctctttggccagtctttctccgtagctccaCCCATTCAAGCACTTAGAGGGATTCCTTACCTGGGgaccttctctgttgtttggctcATCAGGCACATATAgcagccaccccacccccaccccaccccgcctggggtcctactctgcagATTGGCACATCAGAACTTAAAGgcgcaccctgggtggggtcctactctatagTTCAGTGTGTCAGGTGCTtgctgggccagcctctctattgttcatctgccaatgctggcactgtgaggagagagaggctatggtgatggctccacccccaaacgtgactcagcagtatcacctagCTTCCAtgactgcctggctttcctccacaggcacttCCCACCACAGtcccctccctcacatccccttgatcagtctctccacagtcaacagcagccctcacttTGGGGTTGTTCCACAGTCTCTAAACTCCAGCTACCAgccactgcaccttccaggggatctgcatCCCAGTCTTGGGTATGTATGGttgcaaggactgtctgattctcattccatttaggctgccacagatcagctgtttcactctcagccttaaatgtttcccctctgactcagacaattgccctgatgtggggattggacccttgcttcagttcccccacctgccaagggcaagtccagtcctactaacactcccgttttttcccctagttccttcatcctaccaaggTTTGGGTGGgtctatatattattttccactggTCAATGACTTCTGTCCACTCTCAGCTCGTGTTCTGCATGTACTTCTGcatctgaaggtgtattcctgatgtatccgtggagagagatgtactccacgtccacctgttcctctgccatcttgttctcctgtatgaatttttaaaacaatttcaaaaaccaggaaattagaaaattgaaatgtgtgtgaaatttttgttttgcCATTTCTGTACTATGTATCAGTccccatttatatatttaaatgtttgattAACTAGGATATGtggaaaatatgtaaataaactgGGATAAGTGGGGAAAGTATAATAGAGGTAGTGGATGGGTATATCAGTTTCTTCACTTTATCTATTGCATATCACACATAAACTGCTTCTGAAGAACTCCATAGTACACTTTGGGAGAATGAGAATAAACTGGGAAATGAAATTGCTAGGGAAATGATTTAGAACTTACTGAACTCTGTCATGACTGACCTAGAGAAAACACTAGAGTTGGGGTCAAGAGGTTCGAATTTTGTAGATCCTCCTAGCTTTTCTCTCATTGTTTTGCTGAAAGTCACATCCTTCACAGATTTCTACATCCAATAACGGTGGTACTGATAAactctttttaactttaaaaattgtatggaTGTATTCATGAGTTGCAATATTATATTTGCTCAGGTTTACAACGTAGTGATTcagttgttttatatattatactctGTTTACATTTATTATTAGATAATTGGTGaatttctctgtgctgtacaacaTATCCTTGTTGCTTAAAGTTCAAAATGAAcagtttaaaatataatgaaacattAAGTTCTAATGAAAACCATTGTAAATTACAAAAGACTGAAATTCAgagtgctttctctctctccaaggATGTAGTAAGCTTGaaatcaatcttttaaaaaagaaataagagaatagaattatggacatggggaaaggggaggagagggtgagatgtatggaaagagtaacatggaaacttacattaccatatataaaaagaTCGCCAATGGGAATTGGCTGTATGGCTCATTGCTGTatggctcaagaaactcaaacaggggctctgtatcagcctagagggatgggacggggagggagatgggagggagttccaAAAGGGAGGAGTTAAAGGTATACCCtaggttgattcatgttgaggtttgacggaaaacagaaaaattctgtaaagcaataatccttcaatctaaaaattaattaattaaaaaataaaaactatctcaaacacaaataaaaggaataagaaaatcAACAACTACTTTGAAATTCAGCAATatacttacagaaataaaaatgtcaatgcaccaagaagaaaatacaatggacattaaattcagtaaatattatcaTAAGCAATAGCAGTCAAATACTGGAGGTAGAAGAAGGAGTCATCTTATTTCTCTTAATTGCTGAATATCCTCCTCCTTCTTAATTTGATGCAAGGAGCTAGAGACATGTCCCACAACAAGAAATGGATGCATGCATGtgcgctaagtctcttcagttgtgtccgactctttgtgactctatgaactgtggcccaccaggctcctctgtccctgggaattatccaggaaagaatactggagtgggtttccatgccctcctccagggaaccttctccATCTAGggacagaacctgggtctcctgtgtctcctgcattgcaggcaggttctttactaccagcaccacctgggaagacccaagaaatgggtgtgtgcatgctaagccacttcagtcatgtctgactctatggattgtagcccactaggctcctctgtccatgggactttccagcaagaatactggagtgggttgccatgactttctcctgggcatcttcccaatccagggaatgaATCCATGGCTCTTACGTTTCCCACataaggcaggttctttaccactaacatcacCTGGGACGCCCAAGAAATGGATGCCTGTACTTAAATCGCCACAGTTAAAAGCAAGTGCTTGAATGGAAAAACATCAGGGAAACTATCACCCCACGTTCCCGCTCCACCTCTAGGCTGAGTGTCACAGGAAGGTTGTTATTTGTTCAGCTCTCCTCACTCCACCATATGTTTGGCCAATTGCTTTGGCTCATGGGCTACCAGTCCCTCATTGGCTGCTACTGTGGAGACTATGGCTACATTCACTGTCACTGGACTATCCCATCAACCCCGAAAGTTTGCAATTCAGtcaggatttttgttttgttttgttttgtttttttaaaaacaaaatgttccaggttgcaaacaaaaaacaagatcaGAGAAATCTGGATAAGGTAATTTCAGAAGATATGGTGCTTGATTCCAAAACTttagaatttaagaaaataagaattttacaCTGTGTTTGAgtcctattttacacatggaagtGAATTGGGATTGAAGGAATAGAATGGGTAAGTGTGATTTTTATATCTGCTACTgctggtgcagtgataaagaatccgactgccaatgcaggagatgaaagggaCAGGGCTTCTATCCTTTGGTCAGAAAGaagccctggagtaggaaatggcaacccagttcagtatttttgcttggaacaTTTCATGGagagcggagcctggcgggctcctgtCCATCGGGTCAGAAAGAGCcctacatgactgagtgactgagcacacatatacacatacactgcTCTTTGTGTGCATGCGCGCCACCTTGCTTCGgtggtgcccgactctttgcagaccctatggactgtagcccaccaggctcctctgtccatggcattctccaggaaagaatactggagagggttgccatgccctcctcccagggatctttttgagccagggatagaacctgcctcttctgtgactcctgcgctgcaggcggattctttactgctgggccacccgGGAAGACCACACTGTTTTTTATCGGTTGCTATACCCCATATAAAAATCTCTGGATGACACCTAAATCTAGAtgggagaatgaaaatgaaaaaggccaATGAAACTTTTAGGGAGATAATTTTGACCATAAAGATCCCTAAAATCGCTGAGAAACCATGAATAGGAATAATCGTTTAGGAAAGTGACGAGTTGCAACACGTTAAGAAAAAAGTACATGATTTTCCATCGAACAAATGGCACAACCGACACATATTGAAGCCAAGTTAATgaggtttttattattttctttagggGTAGAAATGCTTTGAAGAAGCAGTATAGGGCCTAAGGGGAGAACCCTTAAGTCAGCTAGTTCTGAGGCAGTTCATTTGTGGGTGATGTATCTGATGACCGACTTGGTGGCCGCGGACATGGCATACTTGCCCATCTCCCCAGGCAACAGAAGACGCACAGCTGTCTGGATGTCCTCACTCATGATGGTACAGCGCTTGCTGGAGCGGGTCAGGCGCCCGGCTTCTTCGGCAATCCGCTCAAACATATCCTTCACGAAGGAGTCCATGATGTTTAACGTTTCGTGGGAAATACTCAGGCCTGTGTGGACTTGCTTCAGCACCCGGGGGAAATAGGTGGCAAAGCTTACAGACTTGTTCAGACGGTAGGAGTGGCGACGGCGACGGCAACAGCGACGGCGACGGCAACAGCGACGGCGACGGCGGCCCTTAGCTgtcttcttctttgcctttcttggCTCGTCATCACAGGGTTCTGGTTTGGAGAACTCGGAGATCTCCATTTCGGAGGTGCAGGTTTCTTTAGTGACCAGGCTTTCCTCAGAGTTGTCAGAGGATGGTTCAGCCATGGCAGAGCCACCACTCCCCACAGGTCAGAGGGAAGAACAATGAGGTGGTTGAAGGCCGTTGGCCGAGTTTATAAGCCCTGCTTGCTCTGACGTCACAGACACTGTCCCTATCTGATTGGATAAAATGCCATGGCAGGCCTGTTACTATGGCAGCCCATGTAACTTCTCACTGGATGTCCCACCTCCCAACTCCTGCCGTGCCCCTTCCCCACGTTTAACCCCCAGTCAGCCAAACTCAGTGAAAGTCACCTaagttgaaaaatgaaataatcagtTAGAGCTTCCTGAGAGAGTATGACTGACCTCCATATCTCAAACTCTTTCAGGCACCAGAGTGACTCAGGTCACTTGGTGGACATTTTGC from Cervus elaphus chromosome X, mCerEla1.1, whole genome shotgun sequence encodes the following:
- the LOC122689449 gene encoding late histone H2B.L4-like — encoded protein: MAEPSSDNSEESLVTKETCTSEMEISEFSKPEPCDDEPRKAKKKTAKGRRRRRCCRRRRCCRRRRHSYRLNKSVSFATYFPRVLKQVHTGLSISHETLNIMDSFVKDMFERIAEEAGRLTRSSKRCTIMSEDIQTAVRLLLPGEMGKYAMSAATKSVIRYITHK